From a region of the Wolbachia endosymbiont (group B) of Gerris lacustris genome:
- a CDS encoding TrbC/VirB2 family protein encodes MNPTIRKVFYILLIILFISFSHVGSAANSNDDTTAQVICNIIGYVWGIGGPLMTVVIIGAALLAIFGRMPWPALFALGVFCAVFFGAKTIVIKVMGGINSTNASFMEECGTGEKKRVNRAISF; translated from the coding sequence ATGAACCCTACAATTAGGAAGGTTTTTTATATTCTTCTTATAATATTATTTATTTCTTTTTCTCATGTTGGAAGTGCTGCTAACTCTAATGACGATACAACTGCTCAAGTAATATGTAATATTATTGGCTACGTTTGGGGAATAGGTGGACCGCTTATGACCGTAGTGATAATAGGAGCAGCTTTGCTTGCAATATTTGGTAGAATGCCGTGGCCTGCTCTTTTCGCCCTCGGTGTATTTTGCGCTGTGTTTTTTGGCGCTAAAACTATTGTCATAAAAGTAATGGGTGGTATAAACTCTACAAATGCTTCTTTTATGGAAGAATGTGGAACGGGAGAGAAAAAAAGGGTTAATAGGGCTATTTCTTTCTAA
- the lepB gene encoding signal peptidase I, with amino-acid sequence MCYNKAIYKKIKLRKLRESRIARTRKFLSSLFFLLLIALSIRSLLFEPFHIPSGSMKSTLLEGDYIFTSKYSYGYSKHSFPFSPNIFSGRIFYTPPEHGDIIVFKPTRNDSIRFVKRVIGVPGDKVQMIEGELYLNGQKVERRQIESFFDYELKRDITRYVETLPSGKEHEILIDNASDNKPPHTTLVYSVPDDQFFVMGDNRNNSFDSRFPEIGFIPAENIIGRVNMVGLSFKLSKVDWLPFNFRLPIALRFDRVLHKVL; translated from the coding sequence ATGTGTTACAATAAAGCTATTTATAAAAAAATAAAATTGAGAAAGTTAAGAGAAAGTAGGATAGCAAGAACGAGGAAGTTTTTATCTTCACTGTTTTTTTTACTGCTGATTGCTCTATCAATACGCAGTCTTTTATTTGAGCCATTCCACATTCCTTCTGGTTCAATGAAAAGCACCCTACTTGAGGGAGATTATATTTTTACCAGTAAATATTCATACGGTTACAGTAAACACTCTTTTCCATTTTCTCCAAACATCTTTAGTGGAAGAATCTTTTACACCCCTCCGGAGCATGGTGACATAATAGTTTTCAAGCCTACAAGAAATGACAGCATTAGATTTGTTAAGCGGGTAATAGGAGTACCGGGCGATAAAGTGCAAATGATAGAGGGAGAGTTATATTTAAATGGTCAAAAAGTAGAGCGAAGGCAAATTGAAAGTTTTTTTGATTATGAGTTAAAGCGTGACATAACAAGATACGTTGAAACACTCCCGAGCGGGAAGGAGCATGAGATTTTAATAGACAATGCATCCGATAATAAGCCACCACACACCACTTTAGTTTATTCTGTACCTGATGATCAATTTTTTGTGATGGGAGACAATAGAAATAATTCTTTTGATAGTAGATTTCCTGAAATTGGGTTCATACCAGCGGAAAATATAATTGGACGCGTGAACATGGTTGGTTTATCGTTTAAATTAAGCAAAGTTGATTGGTTGCCGTTTAATTTTAGGTTACCTATTGCTCTGAGATTTGATAGGGTACTTCACAAAGTTTTATGA
- a CDS encoding pyruvate dehydrogenase complex E1 component subunit beta: MASLSVREALCTAIREEMQNDPDVFIMGEEVAEYDGAYKVTKGLLKEFGENRVVDTPITEHGFAGLAVGAAFAGLKPIVEFMTFNFSMQAIDQIINSAAKTNYMSGGQLGCPIVFRGPNGAAARVAAQHSQCLASWYSHVPGLKVIAPYFASDCRGLLKAAIRDPNPVIFLENEIAYGHEHEVSDYELSNKDYLLEIGKAAVIREGKDVTITAFSLKLMDALNAADLLSGEGIEAEVIDLRTLRPLDTETIINSIKKTNRLVSVEEGWPFAGIGAELSAVVMEQGFDYLDAPVVRVTGKDVPLPYAANLEKKALPQMEDIVEAVHQVCFRKK; the protein is encoded by the coding sequence ATGGCAAGCTTAAGTGTAAGAGAAGCGTTATGCACGGCAATCAGAGAAGAAATGCAAAATGACCCTGATGTATTTATCATGGGTGAAGAAGTTGCAGAGTATGATGGTGCTTATAAAGTAACAAAAGGATTACTGAAAGAGTTCGGAGAAAATAGGGTAGTTGATACACCTATTACCGAACACGGATTTGCTGGTCTTGCTGTTGGAGCAGCGTTTGCTGGGCTCAAACCCATTGTTGAGTTTATGACTTTTAATTTTTCTATGCAAGCAATTGATCAAATCATAAATTCCGCAGCAAAAACAAATTATATGTCAGGCGGACAACTTGGATGCCCTATAGTATTTCGTGGACCAAATGGTGCTGCAGCAAGAGTTGCCGCACAACATTCTCAGTGCCTTGCATCTTGGTATTCGCATGTTCCAGGTTTGAAAGTAATAGCACCTTACTTTGCCTCTGATTGCAGAGGTCTGCTTAAAGCTGCAATTCGTGATCCTAATCCAGTAATATTTCTAGAAAATGAGATCGCTTATGGACATGAGCATGAAGTTTCTGACTATGAGCTATCAAATAAAGATTATCTACTTGAGATAGGCAAAGCCGCTGTTATACGGGAAGGAAAGGATGTAACTATCACTGCTTTCTCACTGAAATTAATGGATGCTTTAAACGCAGCAGATTTACTTTCAGGTGAAGGTATAGAAGCTGAAGTTATTGACCTCAGAACCTTAAGACCACTTGACACTGAAACTATTATTAATTCTATTAAGAAGACTAATAGATTAGTAAGCGTAGAAGAGGGTTGGCCATTTGCAGGAATAGGTGCAGAACTCTCAGCTGTGGTTATGGAACAAGGATTTGACTATCTTGATGCTCCAGTTGTACGCGTAACTGGTAAGGATGTTCCTTTACCTTATGCTGCAAACCTAGAAAAGAAAGCATTACCACAAATGGAAGATATAGTTGAAGCTGTGCACCAAGTCTGCTTTAGAAAGAAATAG